TATAGCGGTTCAGACCGGCGTAGCCGCGTTTATGCGGTGTATCGCCATAGAGCGGATATGTTGCGCCAAACTCCATCGCCCAGATCGGGAATGACGGTAGCTCCACATCAACAGGGAAGGCATCAATGAATTCCTGCCATGTCCGCAGATAAAGCAGGTGATTTTCACTAAGCGCCAAGGCGTCATTTGGCTGACTGTCCAGAACGGTCGTGATGCAAACGTCGGGAAGTTGGTCTGGTTTGGGCCATTTGAATCCCCCCAAGCCATCAAGGTCCCCAACGATGAAGGCGCGCTCCCGCTTCTGGGGAATGCCGAACATGTGAGGCGATAGGCGCTCAAATGAAATATCGTAGCCAAGTTCTTTCAAGCGGTCGCAAATTAGCGACCACGTCGTACCACCCTTGTGGCGGATCAGGTTCGGCACATTCTCGATGATAAAGAACCGAGGGCGCTTTAGCCGCAGAATTTCAACAACGTAATCAAACAGGTTTCCCCACTGCGGGCATTCCAACCCTTTCTGGTCGCCCGCCTTGGAAAACGGCTGACAGGGGAATCCGGCACATAGAACGTCATGATCGGCGATGGAGTTCAGATCGACCTTCTTGATGTCGCCCTCGGGCCGAACGCCGAAATTCTTCTCGTAAAGGTCTGCGAGATTTACGTTCAGTTCGGACGCAAAAACACATTCAGCCCCCCGTGATGCGAGTGCCTGATGAAATCCGCCAAGACCGGCGAAAAGATCAATAAAGCGAAATTCTGGCATAGTACCGCAATAAGAAAGTCACAAAGATTAATTTTCTGAAAGGTTCATCGCAGATTACGTTCCAGAAACCTTGAGTTCCCCGGTAAAGTCTTCCTCATTTCGCCCCCCGCTTCGAAATGCCCTTCGGCAAATCGCCTCAATATGCGTTATATCGTCTTCAATTGAGATTCCAAGCGCTCCGATGGAATGTTCCGAGCGATGCCTGCCGCCTTTATCGGGAGATAGCATGGACAGCTTTCTCAACGGTTGTCGCAAGATCGATCATGGGCACTGCAGCCGCGATCAATTTGATCCGGCTGAGTGAAATCTGCTTCACATCGGGCAACGCGGAGGTTGGCACGACATAGAACTCCCACTGCGCCGGGTCGCGATGATCGGCATGATCGCCATAGACGCCGTGGTGAGCGAAGACATAAAGGTGCGCGGGACGCCCCTCCGTAACCGTGGTGTGAAGGCCGCCTTGTCGAGGTAGGCGTCGGCAGCCACTGATGGCTGCGATGATGGACGATAGCGAGCAGCAGGGAG
The sequence above is a segment of the Croceicoccus naphthovorans genome. Coding sequences within it:
- the dcm gene encoding DNA (cytosine-5-)-methyltransferase, translated to MPEFRFIDLFAGLGGFHQALASRGAECVFASELNVNLADLYEKNFGVRPEGDIKKVDLNSIADHDVLCAGFPCQPFSKAGDQKGLECPQWGNLFDYVVEILRLKRPRFFIIENVPNLIRHKGGTTWSLICDRLKELGYDISFERLSPHMFGIPQKRERAFIVGDLDGLGGFKWPKPDQLPDVCITTVLDSQPNDALALSENHLLYLRTWQEFIDAFPVDVELPSFPIWAMEFGATYPLYGDTPHKRGYAGLNRYKGAFGQELKGLTPEQVKAALPPYAQTSLGEFPDWKIDFIQKNRKFYKEHQDLIDPWIGKIKGFAPSFQKLEWNCKGSERDIWKHIVQFRASGIRVKKRDTAPSLIAMTTSQVPIIAWEKRYMTPRECSRLQSMGNLPNLPDTKGGAYKAFGNAVNVDVVTAIFDALVGRDEEMETEPLLDAAE